The proteins below are encoded in one region of Maribacter aestuarii:
- a CDS encoding DUF5916 domain-containing protein: MTHFKQILVTVISLLVGNIVFGQTSDNIRPTALAVPISEEPIIDGKVIEDAIWQSIEPFGDLTQTQPNFGIPASEKTEIRIAYTTETFFVSVVCYDSRPNNLVVSDARRDADLDNTDAFLFILDTYRDGQNGFVFGTNSLGVEYDAQVDNEGQGNFNANRQQGGTIGGFNLNWDGSWEVKASVGDYGWSAEFVIPLRTLRFQSGKDWGINFRRNIRKSNEIAYWSPIPLGLDLKRLSLAGTLTGLELRSPGNLKVIPYVLGSVSKDYALTDPKSDYRFDAGGDVKYSITPSLTLDLTYNTDFAQVEVDDQQVNLDRFNLFFPEKRPFFLENAGLFSVGSPGEVDLFFSRRIGIGDNGNIVPIIGGARLSGKLNRTNIGLLSMWTEEVSDIGVEANNFTVARVNHEFKGRTALGAAIINKEGLQSDDFNRTIALDGKLGLGRKARMSGFYAHTSDPNDTINANSFKFQTDYNWNNWELRAAYTEVGQGFNPEVGFLLRSAFRKPEGLVLYHLRPKNPESKILEYRPHISYRGYWNFDGFLETSFLHLDNHFEWKSGSELHTGVNITKEGVVFPFDISRGDNVIVQPGNYSHAESQIIFFTNRSKPFSVNLRSVIGGSFGGTRYIETVTAAYRIGDRFNSEVTFQYNNFQLPVGDFTANILRTQLSYSFKPNVYLQGLIQHNTTDKLWAANIRFGWLERANTGLFVVYNYNLRDGDPLNNSFIIKYTRMFDLVK, from the coding sequence ATGACCCACTTTAAACAAATTCTTGTCACCGTTATTTCTTTGCTAGTTGGAAATATTGTATTTGGTCAAACTTCAGACAATATTAGACCCACGGCTTTAGCCGTACCCATTTCAGAGGAACCGATAATAGACGGAAAAGTTATAGAGGATGCGATTTGGCAAAGCATAGAACCTTTTGGGGATTTGACCCAAACCCAGCCTAATTTTGGAATTCCGGCATCGGAGAAAACAGAAATAAGAATCGCCTACACGACCGAAACTTTTTTTGTCTCCGTAGTTTGTTATGATTCCAGACCGAACAATTTAGTCGTTTCCGATGCCAGAAGAGACGCGGACTTGGACAACACCGATGCTTTTCTTTTTATTTTGGATACGTACAGGGATGGTCAGAACGGATTTGTTTTTGGAACAAACTCTTTAGGCGTGGAATACGATGCACAGGTAGACAATGAAGGACAGGGAAATTTTAATGCCAACCGCCAACAGGGTGGTACCATTGGTGGGTTTAATTTGAACTGGGACGGTTCTTGGGAGGTGAAAGCCAGTGTAGGGGATTACGGTTGGAGTGCTGAGTTTGTAATTCCGTTGAGAACACTTCGATTTCAGTCCGGGAAGGATTGGGGCATCAATTTTAGAAGAAATATTAGAAAAAGTAACGAAATAGCCTATTGGTCGCCCATACCCTTAGGTCTCGATTTAAAACGTCTCTCACTCGCTGGAACCCTTACAGGTTTGGAATTGCGTAGCCCCGGAAATCTCAAGGTCATTCCCTATGTTTTAGGGAGTGTCTCCAAGGACTATGCCTTGACCGACCCTAAATCTGATTACCGCTTTGACGCAGGTGGAGATGTGAAGTATAGTATTACCCCTAGTTTGACCTTAGACCTTACGTACAATACCGATTTCGCCCAAGTAGAGGTAGATGACCAGCAAGTGAACCTTGATCGATTTAACCTGTTTTTTCCCGAGAAGCGACCCTTTTTCTTGGAGAATGCCGGTCTCTTCAGCGTTGGTAGTCCAGGTGAGGTTGATCTGTTCTTTAGTAGGCGTATTGGAATCGGTGACAATGGTAACATCGTTCCGATTATAGGTGGTGCGCGGCTTTCAGGAAAACTTAATCGGACAAATATTGGGCTCTTAAGCATGTGGACGGAAGAGGTTTCCGATATTGGTGTGGAAGCCAATAATTTTACCGTCGCAAGGGTTAACCACGAATTTAAAGGAAGAACGGCACTTGGTGCCGCAATTATCAATAAAGAAGGTTTACAATCCGATGATTTTAATAGAACCATTGCCTTAGATGGAAAACTTGGCTTGGGTAGAAAAGCACGTATGTCTGGATTTTATGCCCATACTTCCGATCCTAATGATACTATAAATGCCAACTCCTTTAAGTTCCAAACGGATTATAATTGGAACAATTGGGAATTAAGAGCGGCATATACAGAGGTCGGACAGGGCTTTAACCCCGAGGTAGGGTTCCTTTTGCGTTCGGCCTTTAGAAAACCGGAAGGACTTGTACTGTACCATTTAAGACCAAAAAATCCGGAATCGAAAATTCTGGAGTATCGCCCACATATTTCTTATAGAGGTTATTGGAATTTTGATGGTTTTCTGGAAACCAGCTTTTTGCACTTGGATAATCATTTTGAATGGAAAAGTGGATCAGAACTTCATACGGGTGTCAATATTACCAAGGAGGGCGTTGTTTTTCCTTTTGATATTTCAAGAGGGGACAATGTCATTGTACAGCCTGGAAATTACAGTCACGCAGAATCCCAGATTATTTTCTTTACCAATAGGAGTAAACCGTTTTCGGTGAATTTAAGGTCGGTAATAGGGGGTTCCTTTGGCGGGACCCGATATATAGAAACGGTTACTGCGGCCTACAGAATTGGGGATCGGTTCAACTCGGAAGTTACCTTTCAGTATAATAACTTTCAGTTACCAGTGGGGGATTTTACGGCCAACATTTTAAGAACGCAATTATCGTATTCTTTTAAGCCTAACGTTTATTTACAAGGGTTGATACAACATAATACAACGGATAAGTTATGGGCGGCAAATATTAGGTTCGGTTGGTTAGAGCGTGCCAATACCGGATTATTCGTGGTGTACAACTACAATCTCCGGGATGGTGACCCGTTAAATAATAGCTTTATTATCAAATATACCCGTATGTTCGATTTGGTAAAATAA
- a CDS encoding DUF1569 domain-containing protein has product MKNIFKKNTSKELIARIEKLTPETQPLWGKMSVSQMMAHCNVAYDMTYTDKYPKPTGFKKFLIKLFAKNLVVGPKPYKKNMRTAPEFLITDSRDFEKEKQILIQNIIKTQELGEDHFENKESHAFGPLTSAQWNTLFYKHLNHHLEQFGV; this is encoded by the coding sequence ATGAAAAACATTTTCAAAAAGAATACTTCTAAAGAGCTTATAGCTAGGATAGAAAAATTAACCCCAGAAACACAACCCTTGTGGGGTAAAATGAGCGTGTCTCAAATGATGGCACACTGTAATGTAGCCTATGACATGACCTATACTGACAAGTACCCGAAGCCAACAGGTTTTAAAAAATTCCTGATAAAACTATTTGCGAAGAACTTAGTGGTAGGTCCAAAGCCCTATAAGAAAAACATGCGGACCGCTCCAGAATTCCTGATTACAGATTCCAGGGATTTTGAAAAGGAAAAGCAAATCCTGATTCAGAATATCATTAAAACCCAAGAACTTGGTGAAGACCATTTTGAAAACAAAGAATCCCATGCCTTTGGACCGCTAACTTCTGCACAATGGAATACTCTCTTTTACAAACACCTCAACCACCATTTAGAACAGTTCGGGGTTTGA
- a CDS encoding MIP/aquaporin family protein, producing MTAYIFEFIGTAMLILIGNGIVANLVLKGTKGSDSGWVGIALAWGIAVFIGVFISADVSGAHLNPAVTVGLAITSKFSWTLVPGYILSQVLGAMTGSLLVWLTYKKQYEATEDASAILATFSTAPAIRSPFWNMVSEVVGTFALVFGVFFIAGGAMGEEAISLGSLDALPVALLVMGIGFGLGGPTGYAINPARDLGPRLLHAILPLKHKGKSDWRYAWVPIVGPILGALLAALVFIGIN from the coding sequence ATGACAGCTTATATTTTTGAATTTATAGGTACAGCGATGCTTATTCTTATTGGAAACGGTATCGTTGCCAACCTTGTACTTAAAGGGACAAAGGGTTCCGATTCTGGATGGGTAGGAATCGCACTGGCTTGGGGAATTGCCGTATTTATTGGGGTATTCATTTCTGCCGATGTTAGTGGCGCACACCTTAATCCGGCCGTTACTGTTGGTCTGGCAATTACCAGCAAATTTTCTTGGACGTTGGTTCCTGGATATATTTTGTCACAGGTACTCGGGGCTATGACGGGTAGTCTGTTGGTTTGGCTTACTTACAAAAAACAATACGAGGCTACGGAAGATGCATCGGCCATTTTAGCCACATTCTCAACAGCCCCGGCCATACGCAGTCCGTTTTGGAACATGGTATCGGAAGTTGTAGGGACTTTTGCTTTAGTTTTCGGAGTGTTTTTTATCGCGGGAGGAGCGATGGGCGAAGAAGCGATTTCCCTAGGTTCCCTAGATGCGCTACCCGTTGCACTATTGGTAATGGGAATTGGTTTTGGTTTGGGAGGCCCTACCGGATATGCCATAAATCCCGCTAGGGATTTAGGCCCTAGATTGCTTCATGCGATTTTACCCCTTAAGCACAAGGGTAAAAGTGACTGGCGTTATGCATGGGTGCCTATTGTCGGTCCTATTCTGGGAGCACTTTTGGCGGCTTTGGTATTTATTGGTATAAATTAA
- a CDS encoding alpha/beta hydrolase, with translation MKPFLSILCAFCISALSLAQNTINLPFDKSPGVTWESEEKNYFSEIWQNQVVTNVSVPTMEIFKPEKPNGTSVIIAPGGGLYALSIKSEGTDVAKWLNEKGITAFVLKYRLVPTGEDGVAEISEEGSTNPQRIMERVRPVLPFSISDGLSAVSYVRSNAKGLGLNPEKIGFMGFSAGGAVTMGVTFNCTEENRPNFIVPVYPWMTVIPKYEVPEDAPPMLIICATDDPLGLAKDSANLYMAWLNENYSVGLHMYAKGGHGFGMKKQGLASDNWIAQFHSWALSQGLTFPVGGM, from the coding sequence ATGAAACCTTTTCTTAGCATACTTTGTGCCTTCTGCATATCGGCTTTAAGCTTAGCACAAAACACTATTAACTTACCTTTTGACAAAAGCCCTGGCGTGACGTGGGAAAGTGAGGAGAAAAATTATTTCTCGGAAATATGGCAAAATCAAGTGGTTACCAATGTATCGGTTCCTACTATGGAAATTTTTAAACCGGAGAAGCCTAATGGAACGAGTGTCATAATTGCTCCAGGTGGTGGTCTTTACGCCCTCAGCATTAAAAGTGAGGGTACGGACGTAGCCAAATGGCTGAACGAAAAGGGCATTACAGCTTTCGTTTTGAAATATAGACTAGTGCCCACCGGTGAAGATGGTGTTGCAGAAATATCCGAGGAAGGCTCAACCAACCCTCAAAGAATTATGGAACGTGTGAGACCGGTTTTACCATTTTCTATTTCAGACGGACTTTCGGCGGTCAGCTATGTTAGGAGTAATGCTAAAGGTCTTGGTCTAAATCCAGAGAAAATTGGTTTTATGGGATTTTCCGCGGGTGGAGCAGTAACCATGGGAGTAACTTTCAATTGTACCGAAGAAAACAGACCTAATTTCATCGTACCTGTATATCCTTGGATGACCGTAATCCCGAAATATGAAGTACCGGAGGATGCACCTCCCATGTTAATCATCTGTGCTACTGATGACCCTTTGGGCCTCGCAAAAGATAGTGCAAACCTATATATGGCTTGGTTGAATGAGAATTACTCCGTGGGACTCCACATGTATGCCAAGGGAGGACATGGATTTGGCATGAAAAAGCAAGGACTTGCCTCCGATAATTGGATTGCTCAGTTTCATAGCTGGGCCTTGAGCCAAGGGTTGACTTTTCCTGTAGGAGGAATGTAA